The window TCGGGTTTCACGGGATTGGCTGGAAGCTGATGTCATTCAGGAGCTGCGCTCTGCCCGTCTGCATGATATAAACAACATGGACATCGCGCATTCCCCACACACTAAATATAGCTATTAAGGCCACAGGAGGGGGAGAACTGGTGTTATTCCGAGACAGGGGGCCGTCGTGGTGAACTCAAGCCACCTGAACTATCTTCCGGGGATTTATCTTTTATTGGGCCCTCAGAAGGAAAACTCGATTCTGACCAAACATGCCCTCGGCGAACAACGTGAGATCCAGGGCGCGGGAGAGGAACAGCGTCCTGAGCAGACCCGAGTTCATGTCTCTCAATCATCAGCCCCTCCGTGGCGGCTCCGGGCCCCCGGAGAACCGCTGCGGTCCTAAACGCGCGCCTCAAACCAAGCACCAAGCGATCCAGAAGAGCGAAGAACCTACCGACGGCGGCAGCAAGGACAGAAGAGAGTCCACCAAGATGCCAGAGGAGGACTGCATGCAGCTCAACCCTTCCTTCAAAGGGATAGCAATGAACTCCCTCCTCGCCATTGACATCTGCCTGTCCAAACGAATGGGGGTGTGCGCTTCCACGTCGTCCTCCTGGGGAGGCTGCAGGTCCATGGTGGCCCTACTGGCGCTCACGGGGCACGGCATCACGTGGATCATTGGCACTATCGTATGTCTGACACGGAGCAACACTCTGGCTGGTCAGGAGGTCCTGGTCAATCTGCTGCTGGGTAAATAAATACCACATCACATTCGCCAAGTTGCAACACGCCAGATCATGATTTGGGGGCGATTCTGATTCACATCCactttttgctgctttatttctttgtctCGTCCATAAATTCTTATAAAATCTGACACatcaactaaaatgttttaagttaaaaccTTTGCTTTAATACACGGGTTTATTATAAGTGAAGTGTTATAATCAGaaatttttcattgtttcacaaaaatagaaacatggGTAAAAGTGACGATTAGTGATACTGATTCTCCCACTGTGAGCAGACAATTCTAAAttaaatggcatttttaaataacaccaaaaaaaataaaaacattactttcACTAGGTCATAGTTAAAACAAGGATCAGGATAGgatatttacagtatttatagGCTCTATATTTTTATGAGAGAAAAGGACACAGTGTATAGCCACACAAAGCTTCTtatgctgaagaaaagcatcccacagcatgatgctgtcgcCACCATACTACATCATGGAAAAGGTGTGTCCAggatgatgtgcagtgttaCTTTTATGTTCCATAGATTTTTCTGATGTAAGTTCAATTTTAAGTCTTATAAGAAACACATTTGCTCTGTtaggcttgtggcaaactgcagtTGGAAAtggatttctttcaacaacGGGTTTGTTTTTGCCCTTCTTCGACAAAGGTCAGATTTGCGGATTGCATGTTTAATAGTAGGcattaattaattaagtcaTTATTCAACCTGAACTGTGGTACAgggcagctcctccagagttgcaCGGCCCTCTTCACTGCCTAAGTGATTGATGCTCTTCTTGCCTGGTCAGGTTGGTCGTGTTAAAATAGGTTTGCAGTTCCTCACTCTTTTTATCTGAATGATTGATGGAACGCTGCTCTGTGAGAGCTTCAAAGCTTCTGACATACTCCTTGTGTGagtcagtcacataaaaaatcCAACTAAAATAGGTTaacatttgttgtaaaagtaacatgtggaaatgttttagGGATGTGagtattattttagaaagttcATGCTTAAATGACATGCTCAAAATAATGCTAGCTCCAAAATATTGCAAGAACATCTTAAAAACATTCAACCATAGGTAGAGTGAGATCTTGGATAATCCTTTCTTTTTGTGCGGTTTTGATCCCAATGTGTAAAGGCTTCAACAATCTGTATAAAGTTTatcaattcaatatttggaaaatgtgaatCAAGAGAAATGTACTTGCACGATGAACAATAACTCTTGTAtttagcaatttaaaaaatatgtttattgtcAAGAAGTTTGATAACTTACTATCTTTtagaaaattcagttttatctcaaactatttttttctttgaaactttTGCGTTGCttacttccatccatccatccattttcttccgcttatccgggRtcgggtcgcgggggcagcagcttcagaagggaggcccagacttccctctccccagccactttttccagctcctctgggggaatcccaaggcgttcccaggccagccgcgagacgtaatccctccagcgtgtcctgggtcttccccgaggcctcctcccggtgggacgtgcccggaacacctcaccagggaggcgtccaggaggcatccttaccagatgcccgagccacctcaactggctcctctcgacgtggaggagcagcggctctactcYgagtccctcccggatgaccgagcttctcaccctatctctaagggagagcccagccatcctgcggaggaaacccatttcggccgcttgtacccgtgatctcgttctttcggtcatgacccaaagctcatgaccatagatgagggtgggaacgtagatcgaccggtaaatcgagagcttcgctttttggctcagctctctcttcaccacgacggaccggtacagcgcccgcttcacagtagacgctgccccaatccgcctgtcgatctcccgctcccttcttccctcattcgtgaacaagatccccagatacttaaactcctccacttgaggcaggacgacccccctgacctggagaaggcactctacccttttccggcttaCTTCTATACATTAAAAACTGCTTAGATgactttcaaaaatatttttgatttttttgcaaaggACTCAACACATAGCTCAGACAGAAACAATAATCTTGacattcctaaaaaaaaacatcctaatCCTACACTTCAGAGTTCTCAACATCATTCCCgtgttccatttattttggAAACATAAGATGAACATCAAACTAAAAATCAGATCTTATTGTAATTTCCCAATTACGATAAGatatttatgtttcatatttGATGCTAGGTTCTATACGTAACCTTAATCAAAAACTTTAATTGCTAAATTTTGATCTGAGCAGTGAAAAGCTTGTTtgcattatttcatttttaggtTGTGACATGTTCAGACTcgtaaataattttgctttattaaatgtcttctttttttttagcctgcACCACAAACAAAGCTTGATCTCTTCAGAATCATTCAGACATCTGTGTGTTTCTAGTCACATGTTTGCAGGTCTCAGCACAAAATACAGATTAATCACATTGAAAGTATTACAAATCTACTCACTGAGGCCAAGCTGGAACTGATTGGAAGCCAACAAATCTCTGGATTTGGGACACTGTTGCATTGTGTTTGGGGTATTATTTGAGTTCCTGTGCttgttcattattattattattattattattattattattattattattattattattattattattattattattattattatttatttattattattttttttttgttcaggaGGAAATCCACAAGAAGAAGCGACAGAAGTAATATTTAATGGTGACCAAAAGTGTTTTcgattttatatatttcttgaTAACGCTGTCATTTCGgagttcagttaaaaatgatacactattttttttttttttttttttttgcagttctgtAGTTTTGAAACAATCACTTTCCCTTTTCATGCAGaggtttttgcattattatcaATCACTGTAGGCTTAgaggaaaacataataaatattttattcagttttattaaaatttctctAAATTTGCAAAGGCATTAAATTTTCcgagttagaaaaaaaaaagctttttataatTCTGAATGAACACAACATGTTTGCACTAATTATAATCAGGTTTTAGTGAAAATCTGTTTGTTGGAAAGCCAATGCATTTTTACTCCTcatgttttggtattttttttaaaataacattttaatatctgaatttttataatgaaattgaatatttgaatatttagttaTATAAACCTCCTGAAACCACATTTTGAATGCCTTGCAGAAAcatctatatatataaattatatacatatatatacttAACTTAACTCCAATCCAAAGCCACGcggcattctgggggatgtaagCAGAGGGAAGACTTTAGTTGTTCAAACTCTCATGGCCAGTTTAGCAAGATTTGTGGCATTagctaactcactcactcactctttggttacctagcaataacctgttgagtaacatgTGTAGCAACAGTTTAAGCTTCCCCCACTGTGCCTCATTACTGCTTAAAAACAGCGGAGTGGAGTGAAAATTGTGgatgaaacaggaaaggtcatgCTGCCAGTTTGGCACTATTTCAGatatctaaaacaaacaaacaaacaacaacaacaaaaaaacgaatTAATTATTATCAATATATACTGATATGACACACTTATATTGTGGCACATTTTTCAGCCCTATTCTGTTTTGGATTAAGGtttgtactttgactgggccattccaacaaattaatatgttttgatttatacCATTCCCTTGGTTTAAATCTGGCTGCATATGTTCGGTGTCTTGCAGCTGGAATAAATAGCATTACGAGAACGCTGAATCAGGCTACCAAACCCAGTTTGTCAGACAGTTGATTTTAAGTGTGTGACGACGGCAGACTTGAAGTTGGAGATAGCAAAGGGAACATGGATATTTCTGGGACTGTCGCTGAGTTATAAAAAGACTCTACAAATTTCCGGCATGCGAACTTGGAGCAAATGTTGCTTGGTGTTATTGTATGCCACACTGGTTATTCTTAGTCGCCAAGAtatctgttttcacatttattccAGTTGTTTTCAGACTCAGCAGGATTGCGAGACCTTACAATAGTGAAACAAGCACACgaaagaaaaatctgtatttcACTTGCTGTTATTATCAGGAGGTGTAAAGCAGGACATTGTACAGCTTATCATAGCCTATTTGACAGTCGGATTACTGCTTGCATGCTTGAACAAATACATTGATCGATAACTTGAAATATTCCAAGAAATGAGAGAAGTGCTAAGTGACATTAACCTCAACTGAAAAACAAGggaattaaaaaatagaaacgCTAATAAGATACACAGAGGAAAGTGTTACAACTGACTGCATGTCATCGGTTTTaaccatttattatttatttattagactGTTTTGTTGCCTGTTATTTTCagcaaatgtgtgtttttgatatttctaATACAGTATATATTTCCACTTGTTTTGTAATTAACATTGCATATTCCATATCACAAATCTTTTGCAAGAAAAGCTAAAAGGAAAAGTCAGATCTGCCATCTATGTCGTggatatatactgctcaaaaaaataaagggaacacttaaacaacacaatataactccaagtaaatcaaacttctgtgaaatcaaactgtccatttaggaagcaacactgattgacaacggggaccctcgtcgggtcaatcagtgttgcttcctaaatggacagtttgatttcacagaagtttgatttacttggagttatattgtgttgtttaagtgttccctttattttttttgagcagtatatataaaCTAACGACTCACTTTAGTGGAAACCTTTATGCAGTGAAAATCTTTGAACACTTTATGCACAGCATTAAGATTTTGATTCTTCCACTCTCATTTGTTCTCATAGCCCTCATCCTTGATGTCATGACGGTTGCTGGAGTCCAGAGACTGGTGAAGCGCAGAGGACCGTGGGAGATGGCGCCAGGCTTCCTGGATTGCGTCGCCATGGACGTGTACTCTTTCCCTGCCGCTCACGCCAGCCGGGCCGCCATGGTCTCCAAATTCCTGCTGTCTCACCTGGTTCTGGCCGTGCCGCTGCGCATCCTGCTGGTGCTGTGGGCCTTCCTGGTGGGCATTTCTCGAGTGCTCCTGGGTAAACACCACCTAACTGACATGGTGTGCGGCTTTGCTCTGGGCATGTTTCACTTTAGTCTGATGGAGACAGTGTGGCTGTCCTCAAACACCTGTCAGACTCTTATATCCATAAGTACACTCAGCTGGAGCCCTTTTTATTGAGCTTTGCTCAGCTTACATGACGTTGCAACTGATATTTCAACTGTGCAATACTGCAGACTTTGATCTTTGGTCTCAAGGAGCTATTTATGCAGCAGTAGGGAGGTTTTACTAAGCTGTGACCACAGAAAGCTGATATTTTGGATGCAGATGCTGACTTGCATGCAataagcaaaaaagaaaaaaaaaagtcacacggGCCCCTGGGCCCTTCAGGATTTTCATACAGCTTCATAAACTCTAGATTTTATCGTTAATCcccagttttaacaaatattgaagacaaaagaaaaggaaaatttttatcctgttttttgGTTGTATCTTGCCTCCATTCAGTTTTGCTATGACTcactcttcctcttcttttctttgattttttttttaactgacaCTGTGTTGAACAGTGTAGGGAGTTGGTTGTAGAACGTATCCTACATTTCATTATTCTTATTTGGCACTGATgtaatatttgtatatttttgatggatttttttgcactttttattgTGAAGTTCCACTCTTTACCCTTTTTTATGCAGCTGATTTGAACCATTTATACACAGATGCCAAGGAGAATTCAACACTTTTCTTGTACTTTCAAAAACTAACCTTACAAATGGTATTGGTTTGTCATTAAAGGCTCTCTGCCTCACTGAAAAGCTGCAGCGTATGCGTGCATATGAAGggggttttgtttattttctttcttattttttggtGGAACTTGtttgacatttgaaatgaaCAATGTACAGTGTACATGAGTTAGCTTTGTACTGTGCAGAAATCTGTGTACAATGTTTACACTTTGTTGCTGcatctcaaaaataaaaccagatatACAGTTGCAAAMTATGTCTTTGGGTTTTATCAATTCTGTGGCACAAAATTTCcaataacaaaaacagtttttttttttgtttgtttgtttgtttggggttttttttatgcagaaatgaTAGTGACTTGAGTTTCTTGAGGTTTTACCAATCCTATCCAGGAATAAATATGATTAATGAGATGTTTACCTGAATGCTAGGGGTTCATTCGAATACATT of the Poecilia reticulata strain Guanapo linkage group LG12, Guppy_female_1.0+MT, whole genome shotgun sequence genome contains:
- the LOC103473848 gene encoding inactive phospholipid phosphatase 7, translating into MPSANNVRSRARERNSVLSRPEFMSLNHQPLRGGSGPPENRCGPKRAPQTKHQAIQKSEEPTDGGSKDRRESTKMPEEDCMQLNPSFKGIAMNSLLAIDICLSKRMGVCASTSSSWGGCRSMVALLALTGHGITWIIGTIVCLTRSNTLAGQEVLVNLLLALILDVMTVAGVQRLVKRRGPWEMAPGFLDCVAMDVYSFPAAHASRAAMVSKFLLSHLVLAVPLRILLVLWAFLVGISRVLLGKHHLTDMVCGFALGMFHFSLMETVWLSSNTCQTLISISTLSWSPFY